One genomic segment of Caldicellulosiruptoraceae bacterium PP1 includes these proteins:
- the cas6 gene encoding CRISPR-associated endoribonuclease Cas6, translating to MRYKLKFLIENDIEMDINYNLSLAEAIKNLVSPKYIEFIDNGAFALNGRIYKPWTFSRLLPDKYLINNSKLIINNGYIELILSSIDENFLFSFLEGILRKKGLSIQNCFLPLNSISVINNKVRNILLCKSISPLIVRDYEIMNIKEIDIINEVTKSIKTNLISKTKVFKKINVNAEQINIDILEQEKIKKKFIKIKTEKYLGFDLKLKIEAPEEVNIIAYNCGIGIKNALGFGCIEHLKISDEKIVYRI from the coding sequence ATGAGATATAAACTTAAGTTTCTTATTGAAAATGATATTGAGATGGATATTAATTACAACTTATCTTTAGCAGAAGCAATAAAAAATCTTGTAAGTCCTAAATATATTGAATTTATTGATAATGGGGCATTTGCACTAAATGGTAGGATATATAAACCTTGGACTTTTTCAAGGCTTTTACCTGATAAATATTTGATTAATAATAGTAAACTAATAATAAATAATGGCTATATTGAATTAATATTATCAAGTATAGATGAGAATTTTTTATTTAGTTTTTTAGAAGGCATATTACGAAAAAAAGGATTAAGTATACAAAATTGCTTTTTGCCTCTAAACTCAATTTCAGTAATAAACAATAAGGTTAGGAATATTCTTTTATGTAAGAGTATTTCGCCATTAATTGTTAGGGATTATGAAATTATGAACATCAAAGAAATTGATATTATAAACGAAGTAACCAAAAGCATAAAAACTAATCTAATATCAAAAACAAAGGTTTTTAAAAAAATAAATGTTAATGCTGAGCAAATTAATATTGATATATTGGAACAAGAGAAAATTAAAAAGAAATTTATTAAAATAAAAACAGAAAAGTACTTAGGATTTGATCTTAAATTGAAAATTGAGGCACCAGAAGAGGTCAATATTATTGCATATAATTGCGGAATAGGAATAAAAAATGCACTTGGATTTGGATGTATAGAACATTTAAAAATATCTGATGAAAAAATAGTTTATAGAATATGA
- the csm3 gene encoding type III-A CRISPR-associated RAMP protein Csm3: MEDNEMILKKIIVLKTKMKLKSGLRIGGAKDEIKIGDIDNPIIRDPLTKVPYIPGSSIKGKMRSSLEIALKGSSKPCSCGICPICKLFGAGITDDDKNKEYKEVSRLIVRDSFMTDASQKLLLNFIGDYIEIKKENIVDRVKGSAEHPRTLDRIPAGAEFECEFILRIYQKDINEKKEKQYLSYINLALDLIKFTYLGGSGTRGYGKVEFTTLEEEVYEILDDGEFVKIEKKS; this comes from the coding sequence ATGGAGGATAATGAAATGATTTTAAAAAAAATAATAGTTTTAAAAACAAAGATGAAACTTAAGAGTGGTTTAAGAATTGGTGGTGCAAAAGATGAAATTAAAATTGGCGATATTGATAATCCAATAATACGAGATCCATTAACTAAGGTGCCTTACATACCAGGTTCATCAATTAAAGGTAAAATGAGATCATCATTAGAGATTGCATTAAAAGGATCAAGTAAACCTTGTAGTTGTGGCATATGCCCTATATGTAAATTATTTGGTGCAGGTATTACAGATGATGATAAAAATAAAGAGTATAAAGAAGTAAGCAGATTAATTGTTCGTGATAGTTTTATGACAGACGCTTCTCAAAAGCTTTTATTAAATTTCATTGGTGATTATATCGAAATTAAGAAAGAAAATATTGTTGATAGGGTAAAAGGGAGTGCTGAACATCCAAGAACACTTGATAGGATTCCAGCAGGAGCTGAATTTGAGTGTGAATTTATTTTAAGGATATACCAAAAAGATATAAATGAAAAGAAAGAAAAACAATATTTAAGTTATATTAACTTAGCACTTGATTTAATAAAATTTACTTATTTAGGCGGTTCAGGCACAAGAGGATATGGTAAAGTTGAATTTACTACATTAGAAGAAGAAGTATATGAGATATTAGATGATGGAGAGTTTGTAAAAATAGAAAAAAAATCATAA